The following nucleotide sequence is from Anopheles stephensi strain Indian chromosome 3, UCI_ANSTEP_V1.0, whole genome shotgun sequence.
GAAGGATGCCTGCCTCAACCGGGTGGTGCAGAACTCGCTGCAAACGAAGCTGCAAGTgttcaacacacacaacaaaggcTGGGGCATCCGGTGCCTGAACGATGTGCCCAAGGGAAGTTTCATCTGCATCTACGCCGGCCATCTGCTGACCGAGGACACGAGCAACAAGATCTGCGAGCTGAGCGAGAACAAAACGGGCGACGAATACTTTGCCGATCTGGATTACATCGAAAATGCGGAGAATCATAAGGCGGATTACGAAGCGGAAGCATACCGATCGGATAATGAAGATTCGGTGCAGACGGACAACCCGGACGATTCGGATGAGTCGGCGGACGATGTGGGCGGTGAACGGTTTGCGTCGACCCAGGACTCGGACGAGGAGTACACCTCGAAAACGAAACCGAGCACGATGGTGGTGAAAACACGGGCCCAGTCACGGAAGGCAAGCACGACGGAGCGTACTGCTGCGTCTGCCCCTTCGATTATTGGAAAAGTGTCCAACAACGGTGTGAATGATGGTAAGAGCAACGCAGCCGACTAAATTTGCTATTGCTTTACGTTTCCCTCTCTACCTCCGCGTACACAGAGCAAGAGTGCGTTAGTCTAATACCGAATCCGGAGATGAATCCCAAAGGAGCATCCATAACTGCGGATCAGGAATCGACTCTGCGGAAGTTTTTCGGCGAAAACGAGCATATCTACGTGATGGATGCGAAGAAGTCGGGCAATCTCGGTCGATATTTTAACGTAAGTAAAGTTGCCTTACTGTTGTAAGTACGGTGAGTCCAAATCAGTCTTCTGCAAGCTTCATATTTTACATAAAAGGGTGAGATTTGGGTTGCAAAAGGCATGATAAAACGAAACCAATGAACAGAGCTTCAATCATAGAAGCTCAAAAGTAAATTATATAGAAATTGCAGACTAAACAGAAGATCAAGAAAGATCTGGTGACTAGCTATTTCCAAGGACAAAAGCAAATTTGATTCAGAGAGGACTTGAGGCCAGGAGGCCTTCAGAGCCTTCACAGTTCTGAATATTGCCTGTAGGATCATGTTCCGATTACTCTTCTACAGACCAAGCTACCAAGCTGGTTTTGCAGGTGTGCAGGTTTTGCAAGCCAAAGACTCTATTATTGTGATTGAAAATCTCTACTGCCcaaattttcaacaaaaactgTGTATTCATGTATCAACTATCTCAAACCTGTATACTTTAGCTTTATTATTTAACGCCTGAGATGCTCCAAACTCGCCCTTTCGAGTGAAATATGCAGCTAGACGAATACTTTCTGGGACTAAAGACACTGCCACACGGTGGACGAAGGAGCTAACGTTTCGTACTCTCGcgattctatttttttcccccttcttACACGATAAAGCATTCCTGCGTGCCCAATCTGTTCGTCCAGAGCGTGTTTGTCGATACGCACGACGTACGGTTTCCCTGGGTCGCGTTCTTCGCGTACTGTAACATTAAAGCTGGCACGGAACTAACGTGGAACTATAACTACGACGTGGGCTCTGTCAACGGGAAGGTGCTGACCTGCGTCTGTGGCGAACGAGGTTGCAAGGGTCGATTGCTGTAGGTtgagcgtgtatgtgtgtgtgtgtatgtaggtGAGAATAAATAATGGAAAGCAGAGCTATACTATACTAGTGTTTGGCTGCATTGCTGCTGTCTTTTCCCACGTTTCTATTATCCTGGTAGTCTCGCTAAACGCTAACAAACGCTCTCTAGGTACGAGTAACAAATGCAATCAGCTTATAGCTTAACTATCTCGACGAATCGATCCTTCTGAAACAGATCCTTGTACGACGCCACAAACCGTAGTCCCATCAGCTCGCCGTGCTTCGTCAGAAACTCCTCAATGACCGGTGGATGTGAGCTGTCCACCTCGAGCCACAGGACGCCATCCTTGTTAAGGTGTTTGCCGGCTACCCGGAGAATGGCTTTTATCACAGTTAGTCCATCATAACCACCGTCCAGTGCTCGCagatcttcgtagatttttaCCTCCGGATCGAGCGTGGGAATAAGCACCGAGGGCACGTACGGAGGATTGCTGACGATCATGTCGAACGTTTGCGTGTGCAGCTCCGGTGGCAAATCGTTCACCAGCTTGTGCTTGAATATGCGCAACCGGTCCATCAAGCCGACCGATTCGGCGTTTTCTCGCGTTAGCTCGCACGCAATTCGGCTTTGGTCGATCGCTATCGCAGAGGCCTGCCGGGCACAGACAAACAAGGTAATTCATTACTAAGCTCGTGCCTCACTTAATGATACGCGTGACTCACCTTCGGGGCGTGTTTCAGCAGCGAAAGACTTATTGCACCCGTCCCGCATCCGATCTCGAGGAAGAGCGTTTTCTCTTGATTTTCCATCTGCTGCAGTATCAGCTCGACCAGCTCTTCCGTTTCCGGGCGCGGTATAAACACGGGCGGGATCATTTTCAGCGTCAGGTCGCGGAAATCCCACTCGCGAATAATGTACTGTATTGGCATGCGGGCGAGCCGGCATTCGCACAATGCTTCGATTTTTGCCATCTGAGCATCGTTGAGCGATGAGTTTTGGTGGTTGCCAACTTCCGACGGACCGGACAGCTCGAGCACGTGTGCGATGATGTTCACGATGGAGGTTTCCGGTTCGGGGATGGATTCCGATTCGAACCGTTTCATCCACCTTTCCTGCGTACCGCGTACAGTGGCCGGCAATGTGTTCTGTGCGATCGCCGACCCAGCGTTACCGCTGTAGTGCACATGGAATGGGTCTGCGGCACGAGCCGGAACGGTTCTTGTGAACAGCTTAACACCCAtccttgctgctgctcgtgtCGTCGACGTTGACAACATCattgttgtcgttttttttttgtagcactTTAAGctagattttatttaaaaagtaaATGGAAACTCACAAGAGCACGGGTAGCTGGTCGCGTTGCATCTTTGCGCAATCGATCCGCTGCAACCGATTCGCAATGTTTTGCAATCAGCTGACAGGTGCGGTTGTCAGTGTTGCCAGACTGTTAGAGAAATCGAAGCAAATTTTGGGAAAAATCAggacgaaaataaaaatccaacGAGCTTCAACTCGTTTTGGACCTACGACGACTCCTTGCCTCGTTTGGATTTACGAGGACGGATAAGTAAGTTTCGCTTTTTCGATCGTGGAATAAAGACGATGAATCTTAATAGGTTATTGGCCCAGAAACGGTTCCTATCTAGAGGCAAGAAAAGATTATAAATGGGCGAATACATCGATTGGCTGTTCTGGTGGTTGTAGGTAGTGCCGGTAGTGCGGTAGTCTTCACAATACGGCAAATCTTGCAGAAGATgttggagcagcagctccactcctaccatctcttcatatggccaggtgaaggtggatggaaaactctcagagccctttgctaccaccaagggcctgcgccagggagatggcgactcggaggtggaaatttcagggaccatcttctataagtcaatccagatcctggcatacgctgttGACCTAgacaaccggtcatactacaggaatgaggaaacttctccactctaaatacctgtcgtgaCGGACGAAGcagggactgtacagaacatttatagtcccagtccTCACATACGCtcctgagacatggactctgtccaaaactgacgaagccctcttagccacgttcgagaggaagatgatcagaaggattttttgtcccgtatgtgtggaaggacattggaggagccgctacaatgacgatgCCCTTAGTTAGTTAGATGCCCTTGCCCAGAGCTGGTTTGCATAGAAGCGGATGGAAGATGGATCTCCCTGTTCCTTGAGGTTACCAAGAAATCTATGAACTTTctatccaccttcacctgagATGTCTGGTAGGCCACCGTTattcttattttgtttttccttctgcgCAATGAATCTGGCAGCACTGTTTCGTTTGACCCGCTTGACAGCTCCTGTCATACCTTGCAAATCCCAAACAAAGCCtaccttgctgttgttgttgttgctgtgcttTGTTGCGCTGCTGCAGTAaggaaacacaacaaaacaaaacccgttTTCTACACTCATCACACCACACCTAAGCACCGATATAGATAGGCCGCCATGTCTTACCTATCAAACTTTAACGCCGAAACGGGCAAAACGATCCTGGTGGACATCCTGAAGACGGTCAATCAGCCAGAAAACTCGAAAAAGCTCGCCGAAGCGAAAGCCAGCTCGGGCAAGGAGATGATCAAGATGATGCAGAACGTGTTCCCGCTGGTGATGCAGATACAGATCGAGGTGATCAAGGATTACGGATTCCCCGGCAGTCGGGAAGGGTTGGTCCAGTTCGAGCAGATCATCCGGGAGTTCGAGCGCGAGGATGTGGATATAGCCCGATTGCGGGCACAAGTACGTTCCATCTATCTACCTCCAATTAACATCAACAGTACGAACGACGTGTTGATTTAAGGATTTATGGGCAAAACGCCTCGGACGGGACGGACGATGTGTGCATTTTAAGACTGAAGACAAGTACGGTTTTCTAATGGAACAACTGCTAAAACTGCCAGGAAAGGATTCGCATTACGGTCTAATTTACAGGTATACTCTAATACGCGGGACACGATGACCCATGGTGAAGTATTGATATAGTTCAAGTAGGTAATGTTAATGTGTCGAGTCGTCgacttttgtttctttttttgtatcgCCATAACCATCCCCACTCGATATACAGCTTCCGTACAGCGATAAGTATTTGTGTATTTAATTTTGTAAGCATTTATATTGCAAATAAAGAACAAAACATAACCACCAACcgctcgcgtgtgtgtgtgtccgcaaTAGTTTTACGTTGtaaaaaaagcaatttaaacgattttattCGCTTCCGTTCGCGTCACAAGGGCATGCTGATGGGTGGTCGTCCAAGACGACCGGAGCTGTCGAATCAATCAAAAACCTCCCTTCGATATAGACACTATTCTTCtgtattttaaatgaaatttacagttttttgttttaagattTCATGCAAAGCAACAAATAAGTATTCACAAGTACCACCAAGTTTGGTAGCTTGGCCGTTCGAATGGCCCTACCCCGCTTTTTTCCTCGCGCTCCTAAAATCTCAACCACTTCAGATGGGTGGGAGACAAACCAAAGAGGAGAAATGTTTTTTCTGCTGTTTTGTAATTACTTTTGCACATACAGCTTGATGCACTTGGTGAAAATGGTTGGGAATTGTTGTATCCTTTGCTTAACCCGCACCGTGGGACTGTGTAGTGGGGCTACACTTTGCATGGTTGGGGATACCATCCCGCTGCGAgtgaaaaatcgataaatgTCCGCTGCCACCGGAATACGGGCGGGCAGTGCCTTAGCATACACATCGTAAATCGTAAATCGTCCGCGGTCCACACAGCACACTTGCGCATCAGACCCGCCGGACCACACTACGCCTCCAGATCGGCCACGAACAGTACTTCGCGATTTTTCAACCCGGACAGCAGAAGCGTTTGGCCGGGCTCGTCACCGGAACAATCTAGCACGCGCTTGGGGAAGTTTGTTGTAACTTCGAACGAATCGGGCGCGTCCGGGTGACAGAAAATAAAGTTGTAAATATCCTGCAGGAGAGGGGAAAGAGCGCGTTAAATTGAGAGGAAAAggccaccaaaaaaaacccggctcACTTACCCGCATTGTGTCGGTATTACGAAATCGTCTCTCTAATCGCAACCCGCTGGGCAGTTTGAAAACTATGCTGATCGTGTCGGGCGCACCTACTTCCGGCTCCGAAGGCACTTGTTCCGCCAGATCGAGCTTTAACCGTTCGATGTCATCCTTGCGCTGCTGTTCCGCCAACTGTTCCGCCTCGATCGCCGCCTGGATGCGCATCGCCTCCTCCCGCTCCTGCTGCTTCCGGCGCTGCTTCTCCTGATCCGCCTGCAGCGAACGCTGGTACGCTTCGTCCTGCTGCTGGCGCAGCGTCTGTGTAAGATCGCGCTCGAGCCGATCCTGGCGCGCCTGATTTAACCACACCTCGTTATCGTTCACCACCGTGTCCATCCGGCGTATGAGCTCCTCCGACGAACAGTCGCCCTCTAACCGTCCCATAATGATCATCTTGTTCGCCCGCATGCCGATGATGAGCAGGGTCGGATGGGTGCGGACGCTAATTGCGGTCGCCACCCGCTTTCCCTCGTGCGACGCCATATCGCACGCCCAGAACAGCATCCGCCGGTTGACGTACTCGATCACCTGCGGGTTAGACATGGCCCCGCGACAAAACGAAACCGCCTCGGACGTTGACTCGGAATGCAGATACACTAGCAGGAAGCGCAGCTCGTTCTTCGCATCGTTCAGCGCCTGCGAATACGTGCCCTGGTAGAAGACCGGATGCTCCGGGTACTTTTCATTGTACGTCTGGATGAACTTCAGCACGTCGCCGAGCGGATCGGCCGGAATGCTTTCCTGGTCGCGGAACAGCCCCAGAATGGTGGACAGCACGGAGGAAAACGCACTGTACCAGAAGTTGACCATGTAGTTAAACATGTACCGTATGATGCCGCCCACCCCGCTCGGCTCCCGGGCAGGGCTTAACCGTGCGCTGGAGAATACGTGCTGCAGAAAGCGATCGTTGATAACGGCGGGCGCTCGTGATTCGGTCGCGTACGCCGACGGGCGGCCTTCGCGTATGTTTAAATGCTCCTGAAACGCCACCTCCAGATCCCACTGGTGGCGGATCAGTATGTCGCGGCACACGTTCATATCGTCCAGCCCGGTAATGTCCTGAAACTGTAGGACCTTCTCCGTCTGCTCGTTCGACAGTCCATCGTTATCCATGGCGATtcggtttgtgtgtgggtgtgtgttcgCGGTTGTCGCTCGCAGTCCAATCCTCCCCTCGACGCCGTTGACGGGTGTCGTCACCTGTGCTAACAAACGGGTGCGTAGGACACAGCCACTCGCCGCCCCAGCTCGCGcgtcgtgtttgttttttcctccgGGACTCTCCTACGCTAGGCGATGCGTTCTGGTGTGCGCTGGCGTGATTAGGTATGCCACCTACTTTCACAAACCGTACATTCCACGGATTTCGCAGTGcctttggtgttgtttttgctggtTGCTGGAGCTGGCACTTTCACATACGGCTTCCTACCGCCTCTTCCCACGACTAGATTCACCAGAGATCGTTCCTTACGTAATGCCCGGCAGGGATGCCACCTTCAGCTACCGATCGAATCGGAATTGCACTATTCCGGAAGGACGTTCCGGTTTTGTGTAATCCTTCCCGTTTCTGTGGTTGTGCTGCACCACCAACGAAGTAGGCTtccgtgtgtgttttcttccgaCCAGGGTCGTTTATCGCGTTTCGACGATTTGCCAAATAGCACAGCAGTAGTACCGCGATGGGctggtaaaacaaaacaaaaacacctaTTTCAACGCTGCCGAGCGTACGCAGGGTTTAAAGGCTTTTTCCCCCCGAAAAAACAAAGATAGTATGCGTGAAAATCTACACAATGGAGTAGAAatcacttttcttttcctttttccaaagAATCACTAGATTTAGACATTTTGACATTATTTGGCCAAGTGTGTGTGATGGGAGAGGTTGGTCAATAGTGTGCGCC
It contains:
- the LOC118513882 gene encoding protein C10, coding for MSYLSNFNAETGKTILVDILKTVNQPENSKKLAEAKASSGKEMIKMMQNVFPLVMQIQIEVIKDYGFPGSREGLVQFEQIIREFEREDVDIARLRAQVRSIYLPPININSTNDVLI
- the LOC118513880 gene encoding MTRF1L release factor glutamine methyltransferase produces the protein MMLSTSTTRAAARMGVKLFTRTVPARAADPFHVHYSGNAGSAIAQNTLPATVRGTQERWMKRFESESIPEPETSIVNIIAHVLELSGPSEVGNHQNSSLNDAQMAKIEALCECRLARMPIQYIIREWDFRDLTLKMIPPVFIPRPETEELVELILQQMENQEKTLFLEIGCGTGAISLSLLKHAPKASAIAIDQSRIACELTRENAESVGLMDRLRIFKHKLVNDLPPELHTQTFDMIVSNPPYVPSVLIPTLDPEVKIYEDLRALDGGYDGLTVIKAILRVAGKHLNKDGVLWLEVDSSHPPVIEEFLTKHGELMGLRFVASYKDLFQKDRFVEIVKL
- the LOC118513881 gene encoding FAS-associated factor 2, yielding MDNDGLSNEQTEKVLQFQDITGLDDMNVCRDILIRHQWDLEVAFQEHLNIREGRPSAYATESRAPAVINDRFLQHVFSSARLSPAREPSGVGGIIRYMFNYMVNFWYSAFSSVLSTILGLFRDQESIPADPLGDVLKFIQTYNEKYPEHPVFYQGTYSQALNDAKNELRFLLVYLHSESTSEAVSFCRGAMSNPQVIEYVNRRMLFWACDMASHEGKRVATAISVRTHPTLLIIGMRANKMIIMGRLEGDCSSEELIRRMDTVVNDNEVWLNQARQDRLERDLTQTLRQQQDEAYQRSLQADQEKQRRKQQEREEAMRIQAAIEAEQLAEQQRKDDIERLKLDLAEQVPSEPEVGAPDTISIVFKLPSGLRLERRFRNTDTMRDIYNFIFCHPDAPDSFEVTTNFPKRVLDCSGDEPGQTLLLSGLKNREVLFVADLEA